GGGAAGTTAGTTCCGAGTTCCGAGTTCCGAGTTCCGAGTGGGGAATAGAGTGCTGAGTGTAAAGTGCTGAGTGCTGAGTGGGTTAAGTAGTGCTGGGTGTAAAGTGCTGAGTGCTGAGTGGGTTCAAGAGTGCTGTTGCGCTAGCTTCTGCGAAGCAGTGTGTAAAGTGCTGTTGCTTTAGCACACCAAGTAGAGGTGTGCTGAGTAAGTATCTAGAACAACTCCTAACTCCCTTTTCCCCCCATCCTCCCACCTCCCCATCCCCCCATCCTCTTCTTCCCCAACTCCCAACTCCCTCTTCTACCCCCCACCTCCCAACTCCCTCTTCTTCCCCAACCCCCAACCCCCAACTCCCAACTTCCTATGATGTGGTCGCTTAAAAAATATCTATTTCTGTTCCTGCTCACCTTGGGTTTAGCCAGCCTGACGAACTGCGTGAGTTCTCCTCCCCAGGCTAGCAATCCTCCCGCCTCTGGAAGCGTACAGACTCCAGTAGTGGCACAGGTTTCAACCTTAATGCGTTTTGCCCAACCGATTGATTGTACGGTGGGTAAAGATTGCTATATTTTGCGCTATTACGATCGCGATCCGGGGCCTGGAGAGATTGATTTTGCTTGCGGACGCCTGACAGGAGATGGTCATAACGGTACAGACTTTGGTATTTCTGACGAACGGTTAATGGCGAAAGGAGTACCCGTATTGGCTTCGGCCCCTGGAACGGTTTTGCGAATGCGCGATAATGTGGCAGACGAACGCATTCGCACGCCTGAAGACCTTTCTAGAATTGAAGGGATTAACTGTGGCAACGGGATGGTGATTGACCACGGAAATGGCTGGGAAACGCAGTATTGTCACCTCCGCCGGGGGAGTGTGGCGGTGAAGCCGGGAGATCGAGTAGAAACGGGGACTGTATTAGGATTGGTGGGACTTTCGGGCGAAACTTCTTTTCCCCACGTCCATTTAACCGTGCGTCATAACGGGGAAACGGTCGATCCGTTTGTGGGCCCAGGGGCCGGGCCGGGTTGTCAAGTCCGGCGCAATCCGATTTGGAATCGTTCCTTAGAGTATATTCCGGGTGGTTTAATTCGGGCGGGGTTTTCAGATCGAGCGCCGGATATGGAGGCGATTTGGCAAGGTCAGTTCTCAGAAACGCGCTTATCTAAGAGTAGCGAGGCGTTGGTCTTTTGGGTGCAAGCCTACGGCATTTTGGCGGGGGATGTGGAGACGATGCGGGTGATTGACCCTAAAGGGAATGAAGCGGTCAAAAATCAGCGATCGCTGACAGAGCCTCGTCGCCTATGGCTGAGTTTTAGCGGTAAGCGCAATAATCCCAATAATCCGGTGATTCCTGGTAAGTGGCGCGGCGAGTATCGCTTAACGAGGGGCGATCGCACTTTGATTAATATTACTCGCGAAGTCGAAGTTCTCTAGAACCCTGTTCTACCCGAACAACTTGTGAATTTAAGGGTTCTCACCGCAGGCGGACGCGGTGGGAACTCTGAGCTTATAGACTATCCCAAGCTTGCGCCAGAATGCTGCTTAACCAACAGCGTTGGTCTATATCTAATAAACCATCATCTTCTAGGACTTCTGCTTTTAACTCTTCTAAAGAACGACCTTGAGATCGCGAAACCTGGATGACACCTGCGATCGCAGCCGCGACTAACTCTTCATCGACGGTTTGGTCTTGAAGTGCGGCAATTTCTTGGGGACTCTTCGGAATAGGATAATTCATGGCTAGTTAATATAGTTTTTTACAGGATAAGAATTATGAGAGAGTTGTAAACTTTTTTAAAAATTTCTCATGCAGTACCCGGAATTATAGCGAACTTTCGCTATTTGTCAAGACTATCTACAGAATGCTTTTGCAATGACTCTGACCGACATGAAGGAGATTCTCTACTTAGAAGTTCCCACGCCCGACTTATCCGCGCTCTTGACCTGGCTACAAACCCAGTATCAACCCGCAGTTGGGAACAAAACTCTAACGCCAGATGGCATCCGCTTGCAGGTTGAATCCCCAGGTGATGGGGAACTCTCTGCCTTTGTGTGGTCCGTTCAGCGAACCAGTTACCTTAAGGTTTTTCGTTGGTCAGACTCTCCTGTTACCCGCGAACAACAACTGCTAGCCGATTTAACGGTTCAGGTTAGGAACCAGTTCCCGTACCAATATCCCGAACCTCCAGCAATTGATTTATCGCAGCAATCCATTTTTGAAGCGCTGAAAGCCAACTATCCCCTGACTGTAAAGTATTTTCAAAAAATGCCCAATGGCGAATACGACCTAACGCGGGTGTATTGGTGGGAAAAACGCTGGCGAGAAGGGGTACGCCATCCCCAGACCCCAAAAACAGTGATTCAAACCCAACCCGACCGACATTTTAACCCCACTAGCCGCTATGACCTCATTTATATCGGCGGCGCGTTGGGGGTGATTCACGCAGCAGTAATGGCGAGACTGGGCTATAAGGTGCTATTGATAGAACGATTGCCCTTTGGTCGCATGAATCGCGAGTGGAATATCTCGCGCCCAGAACTCCAGAGTTTAATCAACTTAGAGTTACTGACACCGGCTGAAGTGGAAAGCGTCATCGCCAGAGAGTACAAGGACGGATTTAATAAATTTTTTGACGCGAACAACCCTCCCCATCTAAAAGCCAACATCTTACATACCCCCACTGTTCTTAACATTGCCCTCGATTCTGACAAATTGTTACAAATCTGCGGACAAAAGTTACGCGCTGCTGGGGGAGAAATTTGGGATCAAACCGAGTTTCTAAACGCCCAAGTTGGGGCTGATGCGGTAGAAGTGGCGTTGCAACACTTACCCAGCGGGGAAGCGCGACAAGCCTACGGTCGCTTATTAGTCGATGCGATGGGAACCGCTTCGCCCATTGCGTGGCAACTCAATGGCGGGCGGGCGTTTGATAGCGTTTGTCCCACCGTTGGGGCCGTAATTGAACGCGGTTTTGCCCCTGAAGTTTGGGATTCCCAGTATGGCGATGTGTTAAACAGTCATGGCGATATTTCGCGGGGTCGCCAACTGATTTGGGAATTATTTCCCGGTGCCGATGAGGAATTGACCATTTATCTGTTCCATTACCATCAGGTTCACCCAGAAAATCCCGGCTCTTTATTAGAAATGTATGAAGATTTCTTTACGATTTTGCCGGAGTATCGCCGCTGCAACCTGGATGAGTTGGTGTGGAAGAAACCCACCTTTGGCTATATCCCCGGCCATTTTAGTACGAGCAGCCGCGATCGCGCCATTGCTTGCGATCGCCTCATTGCCATCGGAGACGCCGCTTCCCTCCAATCTCCCCTCGTCTTTACCGGCTTTGGTTCCCTGGTTCGCAACCTCAGCCGCCTCACCACCCTCCTCCATACCGCCCTACAACACGACCTCTTAAAAGCCCACCACCTCAACGCCATTCGCCCCTACCAAAGCAACATCGCCGTTACCTGGCTGTTTTCTAAAGGGATGATGGTTCCCACAGGCTACCATCCCGCACCGCAGCGCATTAACGCCATGTTAAACACCTTCTTCGGCTTACTCGCAGACGAACCCTTAGACGTAGCCGATAACTTTATTAAAGACCGCGCCGACTGGTTCACCTTCAATCGCCTCGCCCTCAAAGCCGCTAGACGCAACCCAGCCCTATTGGTATGGATTTTAGAACTTGCCGGGATTAAAGATATGCTGCGCTGGCTGGGGAGTTATCTCAACTTTACCCTCGCCAGCCTCGCGTCTCAACTCCTGGGAAACTGGTTTCCCGGCTTAACCCAATGGAGTCGTCCTTGGCTAGAAAAGCGTTTTCCGGGTGTGTGGCTGTGGATGTTAAGCCTAAGTTATGCCCTAACTGCGGGTATGGGTCGTCCCGATAAGATGGCCAACATCGGCTATCGTCCCTCAGCAACAACCTAACCGGGCTGACGGCGGGGAAAGGTGGGTAAATCGATAGCCGCCAAAGATTTAATTTTCTTTTGAGGGCGTAAGGGATACACCACCGGAGAAGGCCAGTTAGAACCCTGTAAAAGGGGTTCTGGGCGCTTGTTTTCTACAGTCTCCGCCGTCGCTGGGCTGTCGTCTTCCTCCGCCACCGCAGTGGAGGTAATCTCAATAAACGGGGTTGGAGAAGACCAGGTTTCCTGGACAGGGGGTTCGGCTTCCGAAACTCCCTCATCTGGAGACCACTCTAGGAGATTGGCTGCACTCGCTTGGGGAACGGCTTCTGAATCGTTCGGTATTCCTGAGAGGCCTGCTGCAAAGGAATCAGTGACTGAACCCGAAGAGTCAGGGATATCTTCTTGGGAGACAATCTCTAGTCGGGGTTGTTCGAGATGAGAAGCCCCAGACCAAGGCTGAATTGCGGTAATTTTGGGCGTGAAGGGATAAACCTTCGATTCGGTTTTTGGGGAGATAGAACGGGGGGTATCCTCAAGGCTACCCTCCTGCATACTCATGCATTTGTCTAAAGCGTTTTTGAATTGCAGGGTGTAGCGTTGCTGGCGATACAGGCGCATCTGCAAATCTCGCACATTTTTTTCGGCTTGGGCGAGTTGGGTGGCTTGTTCGCTATAGCGCTGTTGCAGTCGGGCGCAGTCGCGTTCGAGTTGGGCGACTTGTTGTTGGTTGGTTTCTAGCTGTTCTGTTAAGGTTTCAACGAGGATTTGCTGGCGTTGGGCGGAGGAATGCGAAAGTTCGAGTTCGCGCAGCAAGCGGGCGTTATGTTCTTGCACGGTGTTCAGTTCTGCGGTACGTTGGGCCAAGAGGGTTTCAGTTGCAGGCGATCGCAATTCATGTTCTTGTAACGATTTTTGGGCGTTACCCAGTTGCGTTTCTAGCTGAACCACCCGATTGAGCAATTCGGTGTTATGCTGCCGCTGCTGCTGAATTTGTCGAATCAGATTGTTCAACTCGTTCGGGGTAATCATCGGCGCAGACTCTTCAGGCAGATTTGCAGGAGTCAGCGGCGCATTGTCTGGGAG
The genomic region above belongs to Desertifilum tharense IPPAS B-1220 and contains:
- a CDS encoding M23 family metallopeptidase, with product MWSLKKYLFLFLLTLGLASLTNCVSSPPQASNPPASGSVQTPVVAQVSTLMRFAQPIDCTVGKDCYILRYYDRDPGPGEIDFACGRLTGDGHNGTDFGISDERLMAKGVPVLASAPGTVLRMRDNVADERIRTPEDLSRIEGINCGNGMVIDHGNGWETQYCHLRRGSVAVKPGDRVETGTVLGLVGLSGETSFPHVHLTVRHNGETVDPFVGPGAGPGCQVRRNPIWNRSLEYIPGGLIRAGFSDRAPDMEAIWQGQFSETRLSKSSEALVFWVQAYGILAGDVETMRVIDPKGNEAVKNQRSLTEPRRLWLSFSGKRNNPNNPVIPGKWRGEYRLTRGDRTLINITREVEVL
- a CDS encoding NAD(P)/FAD-dependent oxidoreductase, which translates into the protein MKEILYLEVPTPDLSALLTWLQTQYQPAVGNKTLTPDGIRLQVESPGDGELSAFVWSVQRTSYLKVFRWSDSPVTREQQLLADLTVQVRNQFPYQYPEPPAIDLSQQSIFEALKANYPLTVKYFQKMPNGEYDLTRVYWWEKRWREGVRHPQTPKTVIQTQPDRHFNPTSRYDLIYIGGALGVIHAAVMARLGYKVLLIERLPFGRMNREWNISRPELQSLINLELLTPAEVESVIAREYKDGFNKFFDANNPPHLKANILHTPTVLNIALDSDKLLQICGQKLRAAGGEIWDQTEFLNAQVGADAVEVALQHLPSGEARQAYGRLLVDAMGTASPIAWQLNGGRAFDSVCPTVGAVIERGFAPEVWDSQYGDVLNSHGDISRGRQLIWELFPGADEELTIYLFHYHQVHPENPGSLLEMYEDFFTILPEYRRCNLDELVWKKPTFGYIPGHFSTSSRDRAIACDRLIAIGDAASLQSPLVFTGFGSLVRNLSRLTTLLHTALQHDLLKAHHLNAIRPYQSNIAVTWLFSKGMMVPTGYHPAPQRINAMLNTFFGLLADEPLDVADNFIKDRADWFTFNRLALKAARRNPALLVWILELAGIKDMLRWLGSYLNFTLASLASQLLGNWFPGLTQWSRPWLEKRFPGVWLWMLSLSYALTAGMGRPDKMANIGYRPSATT